A window from Tenacibaculum singaporense encodes these proteins:
- a CDS encoding helix-turn-helix domain-containing protein translates to MQQLSKGKYYGAHTQKLNFDQFLVTDTIYTHDKVDWHYHENPYFTFLLEGKLYEANKKESYYLESGSLVFHNWQDAHYNIKPPEHTRGFHIELTKDWFTNFDISLSNAEGSIQVENPYIKQHIYKIFLETKKRDEFSKISIEMLLLNTFGAIEKESEDQKEKRPRWVAKILEIIHEQPELCTSLSDLAIELNIHPVHLSRQFPKYFYTSLGNYIKTVKLNKALIQIIKKESSITQIAIDSGFYDQSHFIASFKKSFNLTPLAYRKITTDVNFIQF, encoded by the coding sequence ATGCAACAACTTAGTAAAGGAAAATATTACGGGGCTCATACACAAAAACTTAATTTTGATCAATTTTTAGTAACAGATACAATTTATACTCACGATAAAGTAGATTGGCATTATCATGAAAATCCATATTTCACATTCTTGTTAGAGGGTAAATTATATGAAGCGAATAAAAAAGAATCGTATTATTTAGAATCAGGAAGCTTAGTGTTTCATAATTGGCAAGATGCACATTATAATATTAAACCACCAGAGCATACAAGAGGCTTTCATATAGAACTTACCAAAGATTGGTTTACTAATTTTGATATCTCTTTATCAAATGCAGAAGGAAGTATTCAGGTTGAAAATCCATATATAAAACAGCACATTTATAAAATATTCTTAGAGACTAAGAAAAGGGATGAGTTTTCAAAAATTAGTATAGAAATGTTACTCCTAAATACGTTTGGTGCTATTGAAAAAGAATCAGAAGATCAAAAAGAAAAGCGACCAAGATGGGTTGCTAAAATTTTAGAAATTATACATGAACAACCAGAACTTTGTACCTCACTTTCTGATTTAGCTATAGAGTTAAACATTCATCCTGTTCATTTATCCCGACAATTCCCCAAATATTTTTACACTTCATTGGGCAATTATATAAAAACAGTAAAATTGAATAAAGCATTAATTCAAATAATAAAAAAAGAAAGCTCGATAACTCAAATAGCAATTGATTCAGGGTTTTATGATCAGAGTCATTTTATAGCTTCATTCAAAAAAAGCTTTAACCTTACTCCTTTAGCATATCGCAAAATAACTACAGATGTTAATTTTATACAATTTTAA
- a CDS encoding slipin family protein — protein MNRFTILFGILAIFLLAGIRIIFEYKRAIKFRFGKYIKTLNPGFRWIIPFIETIQIVDIRVITFNIDSQEVMTEDNVPCSIDGVVFFKINDPERAVLEVEEYKFAITQLAQAALRDVCGKVELDTILSKREEMGKNIKEIVELETKEWGIEIIDVKIKDIQLPENMRRMMANQAEAERSRRARIILALAEEQAASKLLEAGKLIDQSPSAIKLRLYQTLSNIAAEKNSTILFPFPEEMLPNQEKKSE, from the coding sequence ATGAATAGATTTACAATCCTTTTCGGTATTTTAGCCATATTCTTACTTGCTGGAATCCGTATAATTTTTGAATATAAAAGAGCCATTAAATTTAGGTTTGGGAAATATATTAAAACCTTAAACCCTGGATTTAGATGGATTATTCCATTTATTGAAACTATACAAATTGTTGACATTCGAGTGATTACTTTCAATATAGATTCTCAAGAAGTAATGACCGAAGATAATGTGCCTTGTAGTATAGATGGAGTTGTTTTCTTTAAGATTAACGATCCTGAACGGGCCGTTTTAGAGGTTGAAGAATATAAGTTCGCCATTACGCAATTAGCACAAGCCGCACTAAGAGATGTTTGTGGTAAAGTTGAGTTAGATACCATACTCTCTAAACGAGAAGAGATGGGAAAAAACATCAAAGAAATAGTAGAGTTGGAAACTAAAGAATGGGGTATTGAAATAATTGATGTTAAAATAAAAGACATACAATTACCTGAAAATATGCGTCGTATGATGGCGAATCAAGCTGAAGCAGAACGTTCTAGAAGAGCGCGTATTATTCTTGCCTTGGCAGAAGAACAAGCTGCTTCTAAACTTTTAGAGGCAGGTAAACTTATAGATCAATCTCCTTCTGCCATTAAACTGCGTTTATACCAAACACTATCAAATATTGCAGCGGAGAAAAACTCAACAATACTATTTCCTTTTCCCGAAGAGATGTTACCAAATCAAGAAAAGAAATCTGAATAG
- a CDS encoding alpha/beta hydrolase-fold protein: MNFIKSLVLVAVLCCFSCSNAQQKDGLTTPKPHVENNNSITLASKVKLYSKKLGEERELLISLPENYSQEIQNYPVIFVMDADHMAMFELTRSINNLLAETDFMPKSIIVGLTNNGNLNNRFQMTSGANRGSGFYENKAPDYLHFLQHVVIPYVKKNYRVANHKTIIGLSPSNGPLHEAFYNQPNIFDSYIFLAADLYFNYSKSQSKGEKLMEAMKDKSHSKATVYLGMGSKDVDFNQKWGTQFSEYEAQLIAAKNENIRFKFEIIEGDGHYEMAAKGIKNAFKHIYSEDIWNRQNIYHLNRGTTPVDIKKHFDRLSVHYGFDIFPPESKIESQTRALLRWGSPENLTTAISLLTQAIEYYPNSASLHLILAEGYQKSNDTNMAKRYLNKAKELANKFTIKNHIWFSKKLTELSQ; the protein is encoded by the coding sequence ATGAACTTTATTAAATCGTTAGTGTTAGTAGCTGTATTATGTTGTTTTTCTTGTAGTAATGCACAACAAAAAGATGGATTAACAACCCCAAAACCACATGTTGAGAATAACAATTCAATAACACTTGCTAGCAAGGTAAAATTGTATAGTAAAAAGCTAGGAGAGGAGAGAGAACTTTTGATTTCTCTGCCTGAAAATTACAGTCAAGAAATACAGAACTACCCAGTAATATTTGTGATGGATGCAGATCACATGGCAATGTTTGAATTAACCCGTTCAATTAATAACCTGTTGGCTGAAACAGATTTTATGCCTAAAAGTATTATTGTGGGACTTACCAATAATGGGAATTTAAACAATCGCTTCCAAATGACTTCTGGAGCGAATAGAGGTAGCGGGTTTTATGAAAACAAAGCTCCCGATTATCTTCACTTCTTGCAACATGTTGTGATACCTTATGTAAAAAAAAATTACCGAGTAGCAAATCACAAAACTATTATAGGCTTATCACCTTCAAATGGTCCTTTACATGAAGCCTTTTATAATCAACCCAATATTTTTGATTCGTATATATTTTTAGCAGCTGATTTATATTTTAATTATAGCAAAAGTCAATCGAAAGGAGAAAAGCTGATGGAGGCGATGAAAGATAAATCGCACTCTAAAGCTACAGTTTATTTAGGAATGGGAAGTAAAGATGTTGATTTCAATCAGAAATGGGGAACACAATTTTCGGAGTATGAGGCACAACTAATAGCTGCGAAAAATGAAAATATTCGCTTTAAATTTGAAATTATAGAAGGTGACGGACACTATGAAATGGCAGCGAAAGGAATAAAAAATGCTTTTAAGCACATATATTCAGAGGATATATGGAACAGACAGAATATTTACCATCTCAATAGAGGTACCACTCCTGTTGATATCAAAAAGCACTTCGATCGTCTTTCAGTGCATTATGGTTTTGACATATTTCCTCCAGAATCTAAAATAGAAAGTCAAACACGTGCATTGTTACGTTGGGGAAGTCCTGAAAATCTTACTACAGCAATTAGTTTATTAACACAAGCAATTGAGTATTACCCCAATTCTGCAAGTTTACACTTAATTTTAGCTGAAGGGTATCAAAAGAGTAATGATACCAATATGGCAAAACGATATTTGAATAAAGCTAAAGAGTTAGCAAATAAGTTTACAATAAAAAACCATATTTGGTTTTCAAAAAAGCTCACAGAATTAAGCCAATAG
- a CDS encoding alpha/beta hydrolase: MNFIKSLVLVAVLCCFSCSNAQQKEQVISQKSQVENNKSITIGSKVKLYSKLLGEERELFISLPPKYNEHVQDYPVVFVLEAEYLFEATQTITKYMASRSKMPESIVIGLTNGEYDKRHEFNYERWKGTPDKTLEFFKKELIPYIQSNYRVNSHRTIIGLSPTTGFLYQAFLRQPDMFNGYIALSAHLEWDREMGTKIIDEIMAKNDNSDYQRSTFYFGRAESDFPDYPGSKEAFEEAIQKLKNYTVNNVKIKVDIIKDEEHYLMALAGIRSGLEAIYPNSLWRNSGLAGWQKNENFAHSYYKAYYDKLSSIYGFTIYPIENAHGYGFSISGHIQLAQKWGKYQQLKNLALLGIQYFPNSAFMHMALAEAYKKEGQQQLALKEGKKAIELVSIYNNNDEFESYNERFKVLKDRD; encoded by the coding sequence ATGAACTTTATTAAATCGCTAGTATTAGTAGCTGTGTTGTGCTGCTTTTCTTGTAGCAACGCACAGCAAAAAGAACAGGTAATATCTCAAAAATCACAAGTTGAAAATAACAAGTCTATTACTATTGGTAGCAAGGTGAAATTGTATAGCAAACTGCTAGGGGAGGAGAGAGAACTTTTTATTTCTCTGCCTCCGAAATACAATGAGCACGTGCAAGACTACCCTGTAGTTTTTGTGCTTGAGGCAGAATACTTATTTGAAGCCACCCAGACCATTACCAAGTATATGGCATCAAGAAGTAAAATGCCTGAATCAATTGTAATTGGTTTGACCAACGGTGAATATGATAAACGTCACGAGTTCAATTATGAAAGGTGGAAAGGTACACCTGATAAAACCTTGGAGTTTTTCAAAAAAGAGCTTATCCCTTACATCCAAAGTAACTACCGAGTTAATTCTCATAGGACAATCATAGGATTATCACCCACAACAGGCTTTTTATATCAAGCATTTTTAAGACAACCAGATATGTTCAATGGTTATATTGCGTTGTCTGCACATTTAGAGTGGGATAGAGAGATGGGAACGAAAATAATAGATGAAATCATGGCAAAGAATGATAACTCTGACTATCAGCGATCAACATTTTATTTTGGAAGGGCAGAAAGTGATTTTCCTGATTACCCTGGATCAAAGGAAGCTTTTGAAGAAGCTATTCAGAAATTAAAAAACTATACGGTTAATAATGTTAAAATTAAGGTAGATATTATTAAGGATGAAGAGCATTACTTAATGGCGTTGGCTGGAATTAGATCTGGTTTAGAAGCGATTTATCCCAATAGCTTGTGGCGAAACTCTGGATTAGCTGGCTGGCAAAAAAATGAAAATTTTGCACACAGCTATTACAAAGCATATTATGATAAATTGTCTTCAATATATGGGTTTACTATTTACCCTATAGAAAATGCACATGGTTACGGTTTTAGTATTTCAGGGCATATTCAATTGGCACAAAAATGGGGTAAATACCAACAGTTAAAGAATTTGGCCCTGCTAGGTATACAATATTTCCCCAACTCTGCTTTTATGCATATGGCTTTAGCAGAAGCCTATAAAAAAGAAGGACAGCAACAATTAGCACTTAAAGAAGGGAAGAAAGCCATTGAATTAGTTAGTATTTACAACAATAATGATGAGTTTGAAAGTTATAACGAACGTTTTAAGGTGTTGAAGGATCGTGATTAG
- a CDS encoding sensor histidine kinase, whose translation MKLYKIYTQSRILQHITFWIVLFAIYILSYSGNSEYFIYYAKNNGLKFPFYIVAAYTLNYWQVPKFLSKKKYTLFILTFVLTSFTLVFSFKLVLNIQSGYEMHVFNLLSYLSKTLMFYTPALLIYGYQTHQKQQQEKDRLLLLRQEKLDTELKYLKAQLNPHFLFNTLNNLYSFVITNSPKAGDMILQLSEILDYVLYKSQTSFININEEIKCIENYISLEKIRYGERLHVELHKPTTIVNKQIAPLLLLSIVENAFKHGASGNLANPTIKIVIHTDQETIYFDVWNTKNNDLQGAINDSYKEGIGLSNIKRQLNLLYPDKHVLTIEDTTNDFNLKLQLKTI comes from the coding sequence ATGAAACTATATAAAATCTATACCCAAAGTAGAATACTGCAACATATTACCTTCTGGATAGTATTATTTGCTATTTATATTCTTTCTTATAGCGGTAACAGCGAGTATTTTATATATTATGCTAAGAATAATGGACTCAAGTTTCCTTTTTATATAGTTGCTGCCTATACCCTTAACTATTGGCAGGTTCCTAAGTTTTTAAGTAAGAAAAAATATACTTTGTTTATCTTAACGTTTGTCCTTACTTCCTTTACACTTGTATTTTCATTCAAATTAGTTTTGAATATCCAATCCGGATATGAAATGCATGTTTTCAACTTATTAAGCTACCTCTCTAAAACCTTAATGTTTTATACTCCTGCTCTATTAATTTACGGGTATCAAACACATCAAAAACAACAGCAAGAAAAAGATCGCTTGTTGTTATTACGACAGGAGAAATTAGACACTGAGCTAAAATATTTAAAGGCTCAATTGAATCCACATTTCTTGTTTAATACGCTTAATAATCTTTACTCTTTTGTTATTACTAATTCACCCAAAGCTGGTGATATGATTTTACAACTTTCTGAAATTTTAGATTATGTACTCTATAAAAGTCAGACAAGTTTTATTAATATCAATGAAGAAATAAAATGTATTGAAAACTATATCAGCCTTGAAAAAATACGTTATGGGGAGCGCCTACATGTTGAGTTACACAAACCCACAACAATCGTAAATAAGCAAATAGCTCCTTTGTTATTACTTTCTATTGTTGAAAACGCTTTTAAACACGGAGCTAGTGGTAATTTAGCCAATCCAACAATTAAAATTGTAATACATACCGATCAAGAAACTATTTATTTTGATGTTTGGAACACTAAAAACAACGATTTACAAGGAGCGATAAATGATTCTTATAAAGAAGGAATTGGATTGAGTAATATTAAGCGCCAACTCAATTTGTTATACCCAGATAAGCACGTATTAACAATTGAAGATACCACTAACGATTTCAACCTAAAACTTCAACTAAAAACAATATAA
- a CDS encoding LytR/AlgR family response regulator transcription factor: MAIRCLLIDDEPPAIELLKKHISTLPDVEIVGTCYSTIEASSILANQKVDLIFLDIQMPVLTGLEFLKTKKDLPKVILTTAYREYAVESYEYDVIDYLLKPISFTRFFKAIEKYYQKSDSIAHTPLSIEHNNTAYIHVNINKKIHKVLLANILYIESLKDYVKIHTKEKTLIVKSNIGSIEQQLPTSQFVRVHRSYIVAIDKITAYTNLDIEIGAIEIPIGQTYKEKVKMLYNIP, encoded by the coding sequence ATGGCTATAAGATGTTTATTAATAGATGACGAACCACCAGCAATTGAGTTATTAAAAAAGCACATTAGTACGCTACCTGACGTTGAAATTGTAGGGACTTGTTATAGTACTATAGAAGCCTCTAGCATACTAGCAAATCAAAAAGTTGATTTGATCTTTTTAGACATTCAAATGCCAGTTCTTACAGGTTTAGAGTTTTTAAAAACTAAAAAGGATCTTCCTAAAGTTATCCTTACCACGGCATATAGAGAATATGCGGTAGAGAGTTATGAGTACGATGTGATTGATTATCTCTTAAAGCCTATATCCTTTACTCGCTTTTTTAAAGCAATAGAAAAGTATTATCAAAAATCAGATAGTATAGCTCATACGCCTCTCTCTATTGAGCACAACAACACAGCGTATATACATGTAAACATTAATAAAAAAATACACAAAGTGTTGTTAGCTAACATTCTTTATATTGAAAGCTTAAAAGACTATGTTAAAATTCATACCAAGGAAAAAACACTGATTGTAAAATCAAATATTGGGAGTATTGAACAGCAACTTCCAACCTCACAATTTGTTAGGGTACACAGATCATATATTGTAGCAATTGATAAAATAACCGCCTATACCAACCTTGATATTGAAATTGGCGCTATTGAAATTCCTATTGGGCAAACCTATAAGGAGAAAGTGAAGATGTTGTATAATATACCTTAA
- a CDS encoding M1 family aminopeptidase, with the protein MWYEIFKFELKYRAKRPETYVFFVFLFLFSIVGVDFVFQGVEIGLMKKNSPLIVAKTMGAITGIFMIMASMIMGVPVLRDYQYNIEALLFTNPIKKRDYLLGRFLGSFTVLLIIFSGVLFGMMVGEHMPWHKDMLPFNTVTYIQSFVIIVFPILFFGASLFFVSGMLSRKLLVVYTQGIILFVVFLLTKAVTNEFLQAILDPFSLTTLTQVAKDLSAVERNTFEISFSGVVLYNKLFWSLLGIVILFIGYRKFSFSLLTKIPKQKKVELEKKSKSSTKMNYPIPTININYNFKTQCLQLLKLSQFYVKSLLKETSFWAIAICGIIIILINSVNLGTVYDVDSYPATYFIVEELQEMSMYFFIIILIFYSGELIWKERTVKLNLIYDATSISDVTAFTSKFIALIVIYMVLMLSLIATGILFQMANGYYQFELAIYFYGFFVEILPFLMLYTFVAFFFQAISNHKFVGIFLVLLFFIANIASEYLGFQHSLYKFGGKTLGTYSAMNGYGHFLQPYLWIKVYWFVFGIMLLIISALLITRGTETHLIKRLKAIKYRMTKPLIQYLIVAGMLFWGIGSYIFYNTNILNDYWTNTEEIAFRVNYEKTLKSFEYLPQPKITAVNLKVELYPKTRAYSVEGYYMLKNTFDEPINEIHIQKLIASHVQLDSVTFDGATVKSTPYNPFEYTVYTLSEGLQPNDSIKMSFKQSYTPKGFSDESPKTHIVHNGTFFNNEEFPTIGYNRKYELRDADERAKFQLAPRLNKVRREDANELVNARSGSDSDGIHFEMVIGTASDQTAVVPGNLIKQWKEGERNYFHYKMNQPMINFYSVVSAKYTTVKDKWLYKDKVVDLEIYYHKKHNYNLDRMMLSMKKSLEYFSTHFSPYQYKQLRIMEFPRYAEFAQSFPGTIPFSEAIGFVLDIDDEKDVDMAFYVTAHEVAHQWWGMQIEAANVQGKHMILETLAQYGALMVLKNNYPKEKVTQFLAYQEETYNRERKKTKTPEPSLALVGNQDYVYYNKGALAMYILQDKIGEDKVNLALQRFIEDWNTYNGKIKATTNRYATTKDLLHYLKEVIPSSSQYLLHDLFETVDSKEILLKKKELIAEEQ; encoded by the coding sequence ATGTGGTACGAAATATTCAAATTTGAACTAAAGTATAGAGCTAAACGTCCAGAAACGTATGTGTTTTTTGTATTTCTCTTTTTGTTTTCAATCGTTGGTGTTGACTTTGTTTTTCAAGGAGTAGAAATTGGATTGATGAAGAAAAATAGCCCATTAATCGTTGCTAAAACCATGGGAGCAATTACAGGCATTTTTATGATTATGGCATCTATGATTATGGGAGTTCCTGTACTTCGCGATTATCAGTATAATATAGAAGCATTATTATTTACAAATCCCATTAAAAAACGAGATTATTTATTAGGACGATTTTTAGGTTCTTTTACCGTGTTATTAATCATTTTTAGTGGGGTATTATTCGGTATGATGGTAGGTGAGCATATGCCTTGGCATAAAGATATGTTACCATTCAATACAGTTACCTATATACAATCGTTTGTAATTATAGTTTTTCCCATACTGTTTTTTGGAGCTAGCCTATTTTTTGTATCTGGAATGTTGAGTAGAAAATTGTTAGTTGTTTACACACAAGGAATCATCTTATTTGTTGTCTTCTTACTAACTAAAGCGGTAACAAATGAATTTTTACAAGCTATTTTAGATCCTTTTTCGTTAACTACCTTAACACAGGTAGCTAAAGATTTATCAGCTGTAGAACGGAATACATTTGAAATATCATTTAGTGGGGTGGTATTGTACAATAAATTGTTTTGGAGTTTGTTAGGTATAGTTATCTTATTTATTGGTTACCGTAAATTTTCGTTTAGCTTATTAACTAAAATACCAAAACAAAAAAAAGTAGAGTTAGAGAAAAAGTCAAAGAGTTCTACAAAAATGAACTATCCAATTCCTACCATAAACATTAATTATAATTTTAAAACTCAGTGTTTACAGTTGCTAAAGCTTTCTCAGTTTTATGTAAAATCATTGTTGAAAGAAACATCATTTTGGGCAATTGCTATTTGCGGAATCATCATTATTCTTATTAACTCTGTAAATTTAGGAACTGTTTATGATGTAGATAGTTACCCTGCAACCTATTTTATAGTTGAAGAATTACAAGAAATGTCGATGTATTTTTTTATCATCATTCTTATATTTTACTCAGGAGAACTTATCTGGAAAGAACGCACTGTTAAACTGAATCTGATATACGATGCTACCTCCATTTCAGATGTGACTGCTTTTACCAGTAAATTTATTGCTCTTATTGTTATTTATATGGTGTTGATGTTAAGTTTGATTGCTACAGGAATCCTGTTTCAGATGGCTAATGGATACTATCAATTTGAGTTAGCTATTTATTTTTACGGATTCTTTGTAGAAATTCTACCTTTCTTAATGCTATATACCTTTGTAGCCTTTTTCTTCCAAGCAATTAGTAATCATAAATTTGTGGGTATCTTTTTAGTCCTACTGTTTTTCATCGCGAATATTGCTTCAGAATATCTTGGGTTTCAACACAGTTTATACAAGTTTGGAGGTAAAACTTTAGGTACGTATTCAGCAATGAATGGTTATGGACATTTTTTACAACCTTATTTGTGGATTAAAGTCTATTGGTTCGTGTTTGGTATCATGTTATTAATCATTAGTGCGTTATTAATAACAAGAGGTACAGAAACGCATCTTATAAAACGTTTAAAAGCTATAAAATACCGTATGACAAAACCACTGATACAGTATTTAATCGTTGCAGGAATGCTTTTTTGGGGTATAGGAAGCTATATATTTTACAATACCAATATTCTTAACGATTATTGGACCAATACTGAAGAAATAGCCTTTAGAGTTAACTACGAAAAGACGTTAAAATCGTTTGAATACCTTCCGCAACCAAAGATTACAGCAGTAAATTTAAAAGTAGAACTGTACCCTAAAACAAGAGCTTATAGCGTTGAAGGTTATTATATGCTAAAAAATACGTTTGATGAACCTATCAATGAAATTCATATTCAAAAATTAATAGCATCACATGTACAATTAGACTCCGTAACCTTTGATGGTGCTACGGTAAAAAGTACTCCGTACAATCCATTTGAATATACCGTTTATACTTTATCAGAAGGATTACAACCTAACGACTCTATAAAGATGAGTTTTAAGCAAAGCTATACACCAAAAGGGTTTAGTGATGAAAGCCCAAAAACGCATATAGTACACAACGGAACGTTTTTTAACAATGAGGAATTTCCTACAATAGGCTACAATAGAAAATACGAACTTAGAGATGCCGACGAGCGAGCGAAATTTCAGCTAGCACCAAGATTGAATAAGGTTAGGAGAGAAGATGCCAATGAACTTGTAAACGCGCGTTCAGGAAGTGATTCTGACGGAATACACTTCGAAATGGTTATCGGGACAGCTTCAGATCAAACAGCGGTGGTTCCTGGAAATTTAATCAAGCAGTGGAAAGAGGGAGAACGCAACTATTTCCACTATAAAATGAACCAGCCGATGATTAATTTTTATAGCGTTGTTTCTGCTAAATATACTACTGTAAAAGATAAATGGCTATATAAAGACAAGGTGGTAGATTTAGAAATTTACTACCATAAAAAGCACAATTACAATCTAGATAGAATGATGCTTTCTATGAAAAAATCGCTCGAGTATTTTAGCACTCATTTCAGTCCGTATCAGTATAAACAACTACGCATTATGGAATTTCCTAGATATGCAGAGTTTGCGCAGTCTTTTCCGGGGACGATTCCGTTTTCTGAAGCGATTGGTTTTGTGTTGGATATTGATGATGAGAAAGATGTAGATATGGCATTTTATGTAACGGCACATGAAGTGGCGCATCAATGGTGGGGAATGCAGATAGAAGCAGCTAATGTGCAAGGAAAACACATGATTTTAGAAACCTTAGCACAATACGGCGCCTTAATGGTGTTAAAAAACAATTACCCGAAAGAAAAAGTAACACAGTTTTTAGCATATCAAGAAGAAACCTATAATAGAGAACGAAAGAAAACGAAAACTCCAGAACCTTCATTAGCATTGGTAGGAAATCAAGACTATGTATATTACAACAAAGGTGCTTTGGCAATGTATATCTTACAAGATAAGATTGGAGAGGATAAGGTGAATTTGGCGTTACAACGATTTATTGAAGATTGGAATACCTACAACGGAAAAATAAAAGCAACTACGAATAGATATGCTACAACGAAGGATTTATTACACTATTTAAAAGAAGTAATTCCTAGTTCGTCGCAATACCTTCTTCATGATTTATTTGAAACCGTAGATAGCAAAGAAATTCTTTTAAAGAAAAAAGAATTGATAGCGGAAGAACAATAG
- a CDS encoding ABC transporter ATP-binding protein has translation MNSLTIKNLSKTYANGVKALQNVSLEIPKGMFGLLGPNGAGKSTLMRTIATLQDADEGSVVLDNLNVTNNKNAVRRVLGYLPQQFGVYPKVSAEALLNHLAVLKGITNKKERDELVKALLHKTNLYEAKKRNLDGYSGGMKQRFGIAQALLNSPKLLIVDEPTAGLDPAERNRFYNLLSEVGENTIVILSTHIVEDVKELCTNMAIINQGQVVLKGSPLKLIENLEGKVYQKTIKKQELEWYKQEYTVINEKLFLGKPIINIVSESDPKNGFMPIPAGLEDVYFSQINNY, from the coding sequence ATGAACAGTTTAACCATTAAAAATTTAAGTAAAACTTATGCAAATGGTGTAAAAGCACTGCAAAATGTATCGTTAGAAATTCCTAAAGGAATGTTTGGTTTATTAGGACCTAACGGAGCAGGAAAATCAACTTTAATGCGAACTATTGCCACTTTACAAGATGCTGATGAAGGATCTGTAGTACTTGATAATCTAAATGTTACAAACAATAAGAATGCGGTAAGAAGAGTACTCGGTTATTTACCACAACAGTTTGGTGTATACCCAAAAGTATCTGCTGAAGCGTTATTAAATCATTTGGCAGTATTAAAAGGAATTACCAATAAAAAAGAGCGAGATGAACTGGTAAAAGCATTATTGCACAAAACAAACTTGTATGAGGCAAAAAAACGAAACTTAGATGGTTATTCGGGAGGAATGAAGCAACGTTTTGGTATTGCACAAGCCTTACTTAACAGCCCTAAATTACTTATAGTTGATGAGCCTACTGCAGGATTAGACCCTGCAGAACGTAATAGGTTTTACAACTTGTTAAGTGAGGTTGGTGAAAATACGATTGTTATTTTATCAACACATATTGTAGAGGATGTTAAAGAATTGTGTACCAATATGGCTATCATCAATCAGGGACAAGTAGTATTAAAAGGAAGTCCTTTAAAACTAATAGAAAATCTAGAAGGAAAAGTATACCAAAAAACAATTAAGAAACAAGAGTTAGAGTGGTATAAACAAGAGTATACGGTTATTAATGAAAAGTTATTTCTAGGAAAACCAATCATAAATATTGTAAGTGAATCTGACCCCAAGAATGGGTTTATGCCCATACCTGCTGGATTAGAAGATGTGTATTTCTCACAAATTAATAACTATTAA
- a CDS encoding sensor histidine kinase, translating into MNFRITDKKKAIIKRVYKISLVLIGVVIVLFNDTFGKLEGFVEFITLYFLVLFFTFFYWLFKQIKSIIRLKNEKTKTELMHLKSQVNPHFFFNTLNNLYGLVGKDAEKAQELILKLSDMMRYSVYDGEKDTVLLSEEVTYLQNYIELHKMRYHKTIDIQFNIDITDNDHKVMPLLFIILLENAFKHGVENLRKNAYVHLNLTAHQNAINFEIENNFDATEESQEEGIGLQNLKRRLELVYPKNHTLTTSKTDDIYYAKLNITNL; encoded by the coding sequence ATGAATTTTAGAATTACGGATAAAAAGAAGGCTATTATAAAGCGTGTTTATAAAATATCTCTTGTCTTAATAGGTGTTGTCATTGTTCTTTTTAATGACACTTTTGGTAAGCTAGAAGGCTTTGTAGAATTTATAACGCTCTATTTTTTAGTGTTATTCTTTACTTTTTTTTATTGGTTGTTTAAACAAATAAAATCGATTATTCGTTTAAAAAATGAAAAAACAAAAACTGAGTTGATGCATCTAAAAAGTCAGGTTAATCCTCATTTCTTTTTTAATACACTTAACAACCTTTATGGTTTAGTAGGTAAAGATGCTGAAAAAGCGCAAGAGCTTATTTTAAAGCTTTCCGATATGATGCGTTACAGTGTTTATGATGGCGAAAAAGACACGGTTTTACTTTCTGAAGAAGTAACTTATCTACAAAATTATATAGAACTCCATAAAATGCGTTATCATAAAACTATTGATATACAATTCAACATTGATATAACAGATAACGATCACAAAGTAATGCCCTTACTTTTTATTATCCTTTTAGAGAATGCCTTTAAACATGGCGTAGAAAACTTGAGAAAGAACGCTTATGTGCATTTAAATTTGACAGCTCATCAAAATGCTATAAATTTTGAAATTGAGAATAATTTTGATGCTACAGAAGAAAGTCAAGAAGAAGGCATTGGTTTGCAAAACTTAAAACGAAGATTAGAATTGGTGTATCCAAAAAATCATACATTGACTACTTCTAAGACTGATGATATCTATTACGCTAAACTGAATATTACAAACCTATGA